GAGATCGGCTTCAACGCCAAATACCTGCTGGAAATCGCAAGTCAGGTGGACCGCGAGAATGCGGTGTTCCTCTTCAACTCCTCGGGCGATCCGACGCTGATGCGCGAGGGCGATGACGCCTCGGCGGTCTATGTCGTGATGCCGATGCGTGTCTGACGACCGGCCCTTTGCGATCGCCGCGCTGCGGCTGTCGCATTTCCGAAGCCATCGCGCCACGCGGCTTGCCCTCGATGGGCGGCCGGTGGCGCTGTTCGGGCCGAACGGCGCCGGCAAGACCAATGTTCTGGAGGCCGTCTCGCTCCTCTCGCCCGGGCGCGGACTGCGGCGCGCGGGGGCCGAGGATCTGGCTCGCCGCCCCGAGGCGATCGGCTGGAAGATCACCGCCGAGGCCGCCGGCCACGAGATCGAGACATGGGCCGAACCCGGCGGCGCGCGTCAGGTTCGGATCGACGGCAAGGCCGCGCCGCAGGTCGCGCTTGGCCGGGTGATGCGGCAGGTCTGGCTCGTCCCCTCCATGGATCGGCTGTGGATCGAGCCCGCCGAGGGCCGCCGCCGCTTTCTGGACCGCATGGTGATGAGCTTCGTTCCCGATCATGCCGATGCAGTGCTGACCTATGAAAAGGCCATGCGCGAACGCAACCGCCTGCTGCGCGACGATGTGAGCGATCCCGCATGGTATCACGCGCTCGAAGCGCAGATGGCCGATGCCGCCGACGCGATCACCGCCAACCGGCATGCGGCGCTGGCCCGCGTGATCGCGGCGCAGGACGGCCCCTTCCCCCGCGCCGAACTCTCGATCACGGATGACGGCGGCTGGCCCGAGGCGTGGATCGACCGCCGCCGCGACCGGGCGGCGGGCCGCACCCTGCACGGGCCCCACCGCGCCGATCTTCAGGGTGTCTATGCCGCGAAGGCCATGCCCGCGGCCCAATGCTCCACCGGAGAGCAGAAGGCCCTCCTGATCAGCCTGATCCTCGCCAATGCCCGCGCCCTGTCGGGCGAGGCGCCGGTCGTCGTCCTCTTGGACGAGGTGGCCGCCCATCTCGATGCGGACCGGCGCGCGGCCCTCTATGCGCAGCTGAGGGATATGCGGGTACAGGTGCTGATGACGGGCACGGGGGCGGAGCTTTTCGACAGCCTCGGCCCCGATGCGCAGCGCATCGTCGTCACCGAGGCGGCAGAGGGCAGCACCCTAGCCCCCGCCGGCCCCCAAGACCCCGAATAAACGTGCCAATCGCGTGACATTGCCCGCATCCGCCTGTATAAGATCGGGGTAAAGAAGAGGATTGCGCCGCATGGCCGAAGCAGCACGGAAGCCGAACGAATACGGCGCCAGTTCCATCAAGGTTCTCAAGGGGTTGGAAGCCGTCCGCAAGCGCCCCGGCATGTATATCGGCGATACCGACGACGGCTCCGGCCTGCATCACATGGTCTATGAGGTGGTCGATAACGGCATCGACGAGGCGCTGGCGGGCCACGCCACCGCCGTGACGGTGAAGATCCATGCCGACAGCAGCGTGTCGGTGCGCGACAACGGCCGCGGCATCCCCGTCGATCTTCACGAAGAAGAGGGCGTGTCCGCCGCCGAGGTCATCATGACCCAGCTTCATGCGGGCGGGAAGTTCAACAACACCGACGACAACGGCAACGCCTACAAGGTGTCGGGCGGTCTGCACGGCGTCGGCGTGTCGGTCGTGAACGCGCTGTCGGACTGGCTGGAACTGCGCGTCTGGCGCGACGACAAGGAATATTACGCCCGTTTCGAAAAGGGCGAATGCACCGAGCATGTCCGCGTCGTGGGCGACGCCCCCGGCGAGCGTGGGACCGAGGTGCGCTTCTTCGCCTCCTCCAAGGAAAACGACCCGGAGGGGACCTTCTCCAACCTCGATTTCAGCTTCAAGACGCTGGAGACGCGGCTGCGGGAACTGGCCTTCCTCAATTCCGGCGTGCGCATCATCATCGAGGACGAACGCCCGGCCGAGCCGGTTCGCAGCGAGCTGTTCTACGAAGGCGGCGTGCGCGAATTCGTGCGCTACCTCGATCGGTCCAAATCCTCGACCATGGCCGAGCCGATCTTCATGACCGGCGAAAAGAACGGCATCGGCGTCGAAGTGGCGATGTGGTGGAACGACACCTATCACGAAACGGTGCTGCCCTTCACCAACAACATTCCGCAGCGCGATGGCGGCACGCACCTTGCGGGCTTCCGTGGCGCGCTGACGCGCACGATCAACAGCTATGCGCAATCCTCCGGCATCGCCAAGCGCGAGAAGGTCGATTTCACGGGCGACGATGCCCGCGAGGGCCTGACCTGCGTGCTGTCGGTGAAGGTGCCGGACCCGAAATTCTCCAGCCAGACGAAGGACAAGCTCGTCAGTTCCGAAGTCCGCCCGGCGGTGGAGAACCTCGTGAACGAGAAGCTGTCCGAGTGGTTCGAGGAGAACCCCCAGCAGGCCAAGATCATCGTCGGCAAGATCATCGAAGCGGCGCTGGCCCGCGAAGCCGCCCGCAAGGCGCGGGAGCTGACGCGGCGCAAGACGGCGCTCGACATCGCCTCACTGCCCGGCAAGCTGGCGGATTGTCAGGAACGCGATCCGGCGAAATCGGAACTCTTCCTCGTGGAGGGCGACTCTGCGGGCGGTTCGGCCAAGCAGGGCCGCAGCCGCGCCAATCAGGCCGTCCTGCCGCTGCGCGGCAAGATCCTGAACGTGGAACGCGCTCGCTTCGACCGGATGCTGGGCAGCGCCGAGATCGGCACGCTCGTCACCGCGCTCGGCACCGGGATCGGGCGGGATGAGTTCAACATCGCCAAGCTGCGCTACCACAAAATCGTCATCATGACCGATGCCGACGTGGACGGCGCGCATATCCGGACGCTGCTGCTGACCTTCTTCTTCCGGCAGATGCCCGAGATCATCGAAGGCGGCTATCTCTATATCGCACAGCCCCCGCTTTATAAGGTGCAGCGCGGCAAGTCCGAGGTCTATCTGAAGGACCAGTCGGCGCTGGACGATTACCTGATCCAACAGGGCACCGAAGGCGCGACGCTGCGTCTGGCCAATGGCGAGACGCTGGCGGGGCGCGACCTCGACCGCGTGATCGAAGGGGCACGGCAGTTCCGCCGCGTGCTCGACGCCTTCCCCACCCATTACCCGCGCCACATCATCGAACAGGCCGCGCTGGCCGGGGCCTTCGACGGGGCGCAAAGCGATCTGCAGGCGGTGGCCGATGCCGTCGCCCAGCGTCTGGACGATGTGGCCCGCGAATACGAACGCGGCTGGACGGGCCGCATCACGCAGGATCACGGCATCCGCCTGTCGCGCGTTCTGCGTGGCGTGGAGGAACTGCGCACGCTGGACGGCGCGGTTCTGCGTTCGGGCGAAGGGCGGCGCATCAGCTCCGTCTCGCAGCAGCATCGCAATGTCTACGAGGGCACGTCGCGCCTGATCCGCAAGGACCGCGAGCAGCTGATCCACGGCCCGATCGACCTTCTGAAGGCCATCCTGACCGAGGGCGAGAAGGGCCTGAGCCTGCAACGCTACAAGGGTCTGGGCGAGATGAACCCCAACCAGCTGTGGGAAACGACGCTCGATCCCGATGCGCGTACCCTGCTGCAGGTGAAGGTCGATGACATGGTGGAAGCCGATGACATCTTCACCAAGCTGATGGGCGATGTCGTGGAGCCGCGGCGCGAGTTCATCCAGCAGAACGCGCTGAACGTCGAAAACCTCGACATCTGATGGAAAAAGCCCCGCCGATCGGCGGGGCTTTTTCATATCAGGCGTTGCGCAGGGCCTGCGTCAGGCGGTCGATGCTGCCGCCCTGCTGATCGAGGATCGCCTGCACCTCCGTCCGTTCGGAGGCGAGCATGTTCACGCCCTGAATGATGATGTTGAAGAACCGGGGCGAGCTGCCCGAGGTCGAGACATGCCAGCGCACATCGGCGGGCGAGTTGCCGCGCGTATAGGCGACCGAGCGGACCTCGTAGTAGCTCTTGATCGGGTTCACGCCGGTGACCTCGATCTTGCCACCCACGAATTCGCGGAAACGGCGGCCGTATTTGCGTGCGACATAGCCCTGATAGGCCTGCGTATAGGCCTGAAGCTGCGCCGCCGTCGCCTGCCGTGCCGCCACGCCGAGGGTGGAACGTGCGATCGTCGGCACGTCGGCATATTGGGCGAAGACACGCTCGAAATCGTCGTACATCTCACGCTCGGACTGGCCCGAGGCGATGATGCGGTTCACGGCGGCCACGGCTTGTTCGACCGCGGCGCGCGCGGCATCCGCGCCGCCCTGCGCGAAGCTCAGCCCCGGAGAGGCCAGAACGGCCCCGCCTGCAACGAGGCCGACGGCAACCGCGCGGCGGTTCAGAGCGGGGAAGTGAAGATCATTGGGCATTGGTATCCTCGTAGGGATCTATGAAGTCAGCGGGCGCCGGGGCGGCTGCCCCATCGCCGGACGCATCGGCATACGGATCGATAAACCCGTCATCACCGCCCCCGGTTCCCCCACCCGCATTCTGCTGCAGCGTGAAGCGGCGGTTCTGCAGATAGGCGAGGCGCGCCTGAGAGTAGCTGTCCGCACTGTCATATAGGAGGTCGTCGATCGTTGCGGAATAGGTGTAGCGGTCATCCACCAGCTCCCCGCCCTTCGCGGCGGTCGCATAGGTGCTTTCCGGCGACTGGATCAGGAAGTGCAACGGATTCGTGATCGTATCGACGATCATGCCCCATGTGTCCCGCTCGGTCGAAGGGCCGAAGAACGGGTTCTCGACATAGACGCCTTCGCCCACGCCCCATGTGTACATCGTCTCGCCGAAATCGGTCTGCTTGGCGGGCAGGCCGATATGGCTGGCGACATCGAAGATGCCGAAGATGCCGATGGTGGAGTTGACGGCGAAGCGCGCCGTGTTCTGCAGTGCGTTGACGGGGCGGCCTTGCAGCAGACCGTTGACCGCATCGCTCGGCGCTTCGAGGTTCTCGGCGACGTTGGAGACGCCCGTGCGGATCGGGCCGGGCACCACGGTGCCGTATCCGCGCGAAACCGGACGCAGCAGATGGCGGTCGAAGCCCTTGTTGAAGGCATGACGCTCGCGGTTCACCTCTTCTTGCGGATCGTCCACGCCGGTCGCGACCGGGGGCGTGCCGCAAGCGGTCAGCGCAAGGAGAGAGCAGCCGATCAGGACCAGACGGCCACGCAACGTTAAATGTTTGTTCATTACAATGACCCTATGCTCACTCAGACTTTCGTGATCCAACCGCGAGGACGTGCAGCGCCAGCCATACGTTGGGCCGCCGGCTTTGACAACGAGGGACCGGCGCCGCGATGCGACGAACTGAGGATGAGGCAGGGCGTGCGGAACTGCGCCGCGCCCTTCGCCCGGCACGTTCCCTGATCCTGACGGTGGCGCTTTTCTCGCTCACCGTCAACATGTTGATGCTGACCGGCCCGCTTTACATGCTTCAGGTCTATGACCGCGTGCTGGCCGGACGGTCGGAGGCGACGCTGCTGGCCCTGTCGCTGATCGCGGCGGCGATGTTCCTTGCGATGGCGCTGATCGATCACGCACGGGGCCGGATCGTGGCGCGAATCGGCGCGGCGCTCCAGCAGCGGCTGGATTTGCGGGTGTTCCGCGCGGCCCTTGCCCGCAGTGCGCGCGTGCCCTCGGACGGGGTCGCCGCCACCGCCCAGCGCGATCTGGAGGCGGTGCAGAAGCTCCTCGCCTCGCCGGTGTTCCTGGCGATGTGCGATCTGCCATGGGTGCCGATCTTCGTGCTGGGCCTCTTTGCCTTCCACCCCGCGCTCGGGCTGCTGGCGCTTGGCGGGGCGGGGCTGCTGGTGGCGATGACGCTGGCGAACCAAGCGCTTTCCGTCGCGCCTCTGGCGGAGGCTGCGCGCTGCGGCGTGCGGGCCGACCGTCTGTCGGACATGCTCAAGGCCGAGGCCGAGACGGTGCAGGCCCTCGGCATGACCGGCGCCGCCTTCGATCGCTGGCAGCGCGGACGCAGCGAGGCCTTGGCCGCCGCCCTTCGCGCCGCCGATGTCACCGGCGGTTTCGGCGCGGCGATCCGCACGCTGCGGCTGTTCCTGCAATCGGCGACGCTTGGCCTTGGCGCGTGGCTCGTGCTGAAGGCGGGCCTCAGCGGCGGGGTGATGATCGCAAGCTCGGTTCTGATGGGGCGGGCGCTGGCCCCGATCGACACCGCGATCGGGCATTGGCCGCTGGTGGCCCATGCATGGCAGGCCCGTGGCCGCCTCGCGGCCCTGCTGACCCGCCAGCCCGAGGCCGCCCCCCGCACCCCCCTTCCCCGCCCGCAGGCCCGGATCGAGGCGGCGGGCCTGTCGCTGATCCCGCCCGGCGGTGCGGCGCCGGTGCTGCGCAATCTGGCCTTCGCGGTCGGGCCGGGTCAGGCGGTCGGGGTCATCGGTCCCTCCGGGTCGGGGAAATCCTCGCTCGCGCGCGCGCTGACGGGGCTGTGGATGCCCGCTGCGGGCGACATCCGGCTGGATGGCGCGACGCTGGATCAATACGGGGCGGACACGCTTGGCCGCCTTGCCGGCTACCTTCCCCAGCGCGTGACGCTCTTCGACGGCACCATCGCCGAGAATATCGCCCGCCTCGGCGCCCCCGACCCGGAGGCGGTGGTCGCCGCCGCCCGCCGCGCCGCCGCCCATGAGATGATCCTGCGCCTTCCCGCGGGCTATGACACGCCCGTGGCCGCGATCGGCGGGCGCCTGTCGGGCGGGCAGATCCAGCGCATCGGCCTTGCCCGCGCGATGTATGGCGATCCGGTGTTTCTGGTGCTGGATGAGCCGAACTCCAACCTCGACAATGACGGCACCATGGCGCTGAACGCCGGTATCCGCGCGGTGAAGGCGGCGGGCGGCACCGTCTTCATCATGGCCCACCGCCCCGCCGCCATTCAGGAATGCGAGCTGCTCCTCGTGATCGAAGACGGGCTGCAACGCGCCTTCGGCCCCCGCGACACCGTCCTGCGCGAGATGGTGAAGAACCATACCGACATCGTACGCGCCGGGGCCGCGCCATGATCCTGTCCGCCCGAAGGTTCGTGATGCTGGGGTTCGTCACCCTTGGGCTGCTGCTGGCCGTCTGTGCCGGCTGGGGCGCACTGGCGCGGATCGGCGGCGCGGTGATCGCGCCGGGCGCGCTTCGGGTGCAGGATGACCGGCAGGTGGTGCAGCATCCCGATGGCGGGGTCGTGGATCTGATCGCCGTGCGCGACGGGCAGGCCGTCGCGGCGGGGGATCTGCTGCTGCGCCTCGATGGGGCCGAGCTAGAGAGCGAGCTTGCCATCGTCGAAGGCCAGTTGTTCGAAACGATGGCCCGGCGCGGCCGTCTGACCGCCGAACGCGCCGCCGCCCCCCGGATCGATTTCCCAGACGAACTCGTGCAGGTCGCCTCGGGGCGCGCCGACATCGCGGCCCTTCTGGACGGGCAGTCGGCGCTCTTTACCGCGCGGCGCGACACGCTGGATCGGCAGGTCGCTCAGCTGGGCCAACGGCAGGACCAGATCCGCAGCCAAATCGGCGGGGTGGACGCGCAGATGGCCGCCCTCGTGACGCAGCAGACGCTCATCGCGCAGGAGTTGGAGGCGCAGTGCAAACTCCTCGCCCTCGGTCTGACGCAGTTGAGCCGGGTGCTGGCGCTGGAGCGGGAGGAGGCGCGCCTTCAGGGCAGCACCGGCGAGTTGACCGCCCAGCGCGCCGAGGCCGAGGGCCGCATGACCGAATATGCGATGGAGGCCTTGCGCCTCGAAGCCTCGCGCCGCGAAGAGGCGGAAACCGCCCTGCGCGACCTTGGCCCGCAGGAGATGGAGCTGGCCGAGCGCCGCCGCGCGCTGATCCAGAAACTCTCCCGGCTGGATATCCGGGCGCCGGTGGCGGGCGTCGTTCTGGGCCTGTCGGTCACGACGCCGCGCGCGGTGCTGCAGGCGGCGCAGCCTGCGCTGTATCTGATCCCGCAGGACCGCCCCCTCGTGGTGGAGGCGCGGCTGCCCGCCATCAATATCGACGAGGTGGCGACCGGTCAGCCCGTCCGCGTCCTCTTCACCGCCTTTTCGGGCCGCGCCACGCCCGAACTCGCGGGGCATCTGTCGCTCGTATCGGCCGATGCCCTGCGGGACGAGGCGACGGGCGCCAGCTATTACCGAGTGGAGGTGACGCTGGACGACACCGCCGCCCTTGGCGGGCGGGCGCTCGTGCCCGGCATGCCCGTGGAGGCGTTCATCGCCACCGGCGATCGCAGCCCCCTTGGCTATCTGACGGCCCCGTTCACCGGCTATTTCCGGCACGCCTTCCGGGAAAGCTGACTTGCCGGGCGGCCCCCGCCCCGTTAGCGTCTGCGCACAAGACAACGGAGCCTGCGCATGACCATCGAAACCCGCCTTGCCGAACTGGGCCTGACCCTTCCCGACGCCCCGGCACCGGCCGCCAATTATGTGCCCTTCGTGCGCACGGGCAGCCAGCTGTTCATCTCGGGGCAGATCAGCCAGACGGCCGAAGGTCGGATCACCGGCAAGCTGGGCGCCGACATGACGCTGGAACAGGGCGCCGAGGCCGCGAAGGCCTGCGCGCTGAGCCTGATCGCCCAAGCCCGCGCCGCCTGCGACGGCGATCTGGAGCGGGTGGTCCGCCTCGTGAAGCTCGTCGGTTTCGTCAACTCCACCCCCGATTTCACGCAGCAGCCGCAGGTCATCAATGGCGCGTCCGATCTGATGGTCGCGGTCTTTGGCGATGCCGGACGCCATGCCCGCTCCGCCGTCTCTGCCGCCAGCCTGCCGATGGGCGTCGCGGTGGAGATCGAGGCCGTGTTCGAGATCCGCTGATGCGCCTGCCCCTGCCCCCTCCGTTCCTGCGCCGCCCCATCGCGCACCGCGCCCTGCATGACCGGGCCGCCGGGCGGGTGGAAAACTCGCGCGCGGCCATCCGCGCGGCGGTGGAGGCGGGGTACGGCATCGAAATCGATCTGCAACTGTCCTCGGACGGGGTGCCGATGGTGTTCCACGACGACACGCTCGACCGGCTGACGGAGGCCGCCGGGCCGGTTCGCAGCCGCACCGCCGCCGATCTCGGCGCGCTGACGCTGCGCGATGCCGGCGACGGCATCCCGACCTTGGCCGAGGTGCTGGGCATCGTCGGAACCGCCGTGCCCCTGCTGATCGAACTCAAGACCCAGTATCCCGCCGATGGCGCGCTGGAGCGGGCGACCGCCGCCGCGCTGCAACGCCATGCGGGGCCGGTGGCCGTGATGGGCTTTTCGCCCGATTCGGTGGCGCTGATGGCCGAACTCGCCCCCACGATACCGCGGGGGATCACCACCTGCTCGTATCGTTACGAAGACTGGCCCCGGCTGACGCGGCGCGATTGCGATCTGCTGCGCGAGATTCCCGATTACGAACGGGTGGAGGCGAGCTTCATCTCGCACGAAGCGGCGGATCTGGGCCGCGACCGGGTGGCCGAACTGAAGGCCGAAGGCGCGGTGATCCTGTGCTGGACCATTCGCAGCCAGCATGCCGAGGACGAGGCCCGGCGCATTGCCGACAATGTGACCTTCGAAGGCTACCGGGCGGCGAAACCGGCTTGACGCCGGCGGGCCGTGCATCAGCATTGCGGGCATGAGCATCCCGATCGAACTGACCGCGCATGACGGCTTCGGCGCCATTCCCGCCGAGGTCTGGGACGCGCTGGCCCAGCCCGGGCCGGGGCGCCCGCTGGACCCATTCACCACGCACCGCTTCCTGATGGCGCTGGAGGCGAGCGGCTCCACCGGTGCAGGCAGCGGTTGGCAGGCCCGCCCCCTGACGGCCAGCATCGACGGCCGCGTCGTCGCCGCCGCCCCGCTTTATGTGAAGGGGCACAGCCAAGGCGAATACATCTTCGATTTCGGTTGGGCGGATGCCTATGAACGGGCGGGCGGCGAGTATTACCCCAAGATTCAGATCGCCGTTCCCTTCACCCCTGCCACCGGCCGCCGCTTTCTGACCCTGCCGGGGTTCGAGGATACGGGCCGCGCCGCGCTGATGCAGGGGGCGATCGCGCTCGCCGAACAGAACGGCCTGTCTTCGGTCCACGCCACCTTCTGCACCGAGGCCGAGGCCGAGGCCGGCGCGGACTTGGGCCTGATGCCCCGCGCCAGCCAGCAGTTCCACTGGCAGAACCGCGGTTATGACAGTTTCGACGCCTTCCTTGCCGATCTTTCGAGCCGCAAGCGCAAGACCATCCGCAAGGAGCGCGAGGGCGCGATGGCCTTCGGCGGCACCATCCACAGCCTGACCGGCGCCGATCTGCGCCCCGAACATTGGGACGCTTTCTGGCGCTTCTATCAGGATACCGGCGCGCGCAAATGGGGCCAGCCCTATCTGACGCGGGCCTTCTTCGACGAGATCCACCGCAGCATGGCCGATGACATCCTTCTGGTCATGGCCGAGCGGGAGGGCCGCTGGATCGCCGGCGCACTGAACTTCATCGGGCGCGAGACGCTGTATGGCCGGTACTGGGGCAGTATCGAGCATCACCCCTTCCTGCATTTTGAGCTGTGCTACTACCGGGCGATGGATTGGGCGATCGCCCATGGCATTCCGCATGTGGAGGCGGGCGCGCAGGGCGAACACAAGCTGGCCCGCGGCTATCTGCCGACCGAGACGCATTCCCTGCATTGGATCGCCGATCCCGCCTTCCGCCGCGCCGTGGCGCAGTTCCTTGAGGCGGAGAAGGCGGCGGTGGACGAGGAGATCGAGATTCTGACCTCCTACGGTCCGTTCCGCCGCCTGTCCGAGGATTAGACCGCCTGAAGCATCATGTCCGCACCGGACACTTCGCAGGTGCCGGGGCTTTCCTCCAGATGCAGCACGCGCACCTCGCCATCGACGACATGCATCGCATAGCGGCGCGAACGGCCCATCAGGCCCGGGCCGGGGGCGTCGAAGGCCATGCCGATATCTTGCGTGAACTCTCCACGCGGATCGCCCAGCAGGGTCAGACCGGCGTCGAGCGCGCCCGTCGCCTCGCCCCATGCCTTCATCACGAAGGCGTCGTTGACGCTGATGCAGATGATCTCCTCCACGCCCTTGGCGCGCAGGGCGTCGGCGTGGCGCAC
This DNA window, taken from Falsirhodobacter algicola, encodes the following:
- a CDS encoding GNAT family N-acetyltransferase, which codes for MSIPIELTAHDGFGAIPAEVWDALAQPGPGRPLDPFTTHRFLMALEASGSTGAGSGWQARPLTASIDGRVVAAAPLYVKGHSQGEYIFDFGWADAYERAGGEYYPKIQIAVPFTPATGRRFLTLPGFEDTGRAALMQGAIALAEQNGLSSVHATFCTEAEAEAGADLGLMPRASQQFHWQNRGYDSFDAFLADLSSRKRKTIRKEREGAMAFGGTIHSLTGADLRPEHWDAFWRFYQDTGARKWGQPYLTRAFFDEIHRSMADDILLVMAEREGRWIAGALNFIGRETLYGRYWGSIEHHPFLHFELCYYRAMDWAIAHGIPHVEAGAQGEHKLARGYLPTETHSLHWIADPAFRRAVAQFLEAEKAAVDEEIEILTSYGPFRRLSED
- the gyrB gene encoding DNA topoisomerase (ATP-hydrolyzing) subunit B produces the protein MAEAARKPNEYGASSIKVLKGLEAVRKRPGMYIGDTDDGSGLHHMVYEVVDNGIDEALAGHATAVTVKIHADSSVSVRDNGRGIPVDLHEEEGVSAAEVIMTQLHAGGKFNNTDDNGNAYKVSGGLHGVGVSVVNALSDWLELRVWRDDKEYYARFEKGECTEHVRVVGDAPGERGTEVRFFASSKENDPEGTFSNLDFSFKTLETRLRELAFLNSGVRIIIEDERPAEPVRSELFYEGGVREFVRYLDRSKSSTMAEPIFMTGEKNGIGVEVAMWWNDTYHETVLPFTNNIPQRDGGTHLAGFRGALTRTINSYAQSSGIAKREKVDFTGDDAREGLTCVLSVKVPDPKFSSQTKDKLVSSEVRPAVENLVNEKLSEWFEENPQQAKIIVGKIIEAALAREAARKARELTRRKTALDIASLPGKLADCQERDPAKSELFLVEGDSAGGSAKQGRSRANQAVLPLRGKILNVERARFDRMLGSAEIGTLVTALGTGIGRDEFNIAKLRYHKIVIMTDADVDGAHIRTLLLTFFFRQMPEIIEGGYLYIAQPPLYKVQRGKSEVYLKDQSALDDYLIQQGTEGATLRLANGETLAGRDLDRVIEGARQFRRVLDAFPTHYPRHIIEQAALAGAFDGAQSDLQAVADAVAQRLDDVAREYERGWTGRITQDHGIRLSRVLRGVEELRTLDGAVLRSGEGRRISSVSQQHRNVYEGTSRLIRKDREQLIHGPIDLLKAILTEGEKGLSLQRYKGLGEMNPNQLWETTLDPDARTLLQVKVDDMVEADDIFTKLMGDVVEPRREFIQQNALNVENLDI
- the recF gene encoding DNA replication/repair protein RecF (All proteins in this family for which functions are known are DNA-binding proteins that assist the filamentation of RecA onto DNA for the initiation of recombination or recombinational repair.) yields the protein MSDDRPFAIAALRLSHFRSHRATRLALDGRPVALFGPNGAGKTNVLEAVSLLSPGRGLRRAGAEDLARRPEAIGWKITAEAAGHEIETWAEPGGARQVRIDGKAAPQVALGRVMRQVWLVPSMDRLWIEPAEGRRRFLDRMVMSFVPDHADAVLTYEKAMRERNRLLRDDVSDPAWYHALEAQMADAADAITANRHAALARVIAAQDGPFPRAELSITDDGGWPEAWIDRRRDRAAGRTLHGPHRADLQGVYAAKAMPAAQCSTGEQKALLISLILANARALSGEAPVVVLLDEVAAHLDADRRAALYAQLRDMRVQVLMTGTGAELFDSLGPDAQRIVVTEAAEGSTLAPAGPQDPE
- a CDS encoding RidA family protein — translated: MTIETRLAELGLTLPDAPAPAANYVPFVRTGSQLFISGQISQTAEGRITGKLGADMTLEQGAEAAKACALSLIAQARAACDGDLERVVRLVKLVGFVNSTPDFTQQPQVINGASDLMVAVFGDAGRHARSAVSAASLPMGVAVEIEAVFEIR
- a CDS encoding peroxiredoxin — translated: MTIAKGDRLPGAQLVRAGADGVEQVDLARHIKGRNVVIFAVPGAFTPTCHSAHMPGFVRHADALRAKGVEEIICISVNDAFVMKAWGEATGALDAGLTLLGDPRGEFTQDIGMAFDAPGPGLMGRSRRYAMHVVDGEVRVLHLEESPGTCEVSGADMMLQAV
- a CDS encoding HlyD family type I secretion periplasmic adaptor subunit, which produces MILSARRFVMLGFVTLGLLLAVCAGWGALARIGGAVIAPGALRVQDDRQVVQHPDGGVVDLIAVRDGQAVAAGDLLLRLDGAELESELAIVEGQLFETMARRGRLTAERAAAPRIDFPDELVQVASGRADIAALLDGQSALFTARRDTLDRQVAQLGQRQDQIRSQIGGVDAQMAALVTQQTLIAQELEAQCKLLALGLTQLSRVLALEREEARLQGSTGELTAQRAEAEGRMTEYAMEALRLEASRREEAETALRDLGPQEMELAERRRALIQKLSRLDIRAPVAGVVLGLSVTTPRAVLQAAQPALYLIPQDRPLVVEARLPAINIDEVATGQPVRVLFTAFSGRATPELAGHLSLVSADALRDEATGASYYRVEVTLDDTAALGGRALVPGMPVEAFIATGDRSPLGYLTAPFTGYFRHAFRES
- a CDS encoding type I secretion system permease/ATPase; amino-acid sequence: MRRTEDEAGRAELRRALRPARSLILTVALFSLTVNMLMLTGPLYMLQVYDRVLAGRSEATLLALSLIAAAMFLAMALIDHARGRIVARIGAALQQRLDLRVFRAALARSARVPSDGVAATAQRDLEAVQKLLASPVFLAMCDLPWVPIFVLGLFAFHPALGLLALGGAGLLVAMTLANQALSVAPLAEAARCGVRADRLSDMLKAEAETVQALGMTGAAFDRWQRGRSEALAAALRAADVTGGFGAAIRTLRLFLQSATLGLGAWLVLKAGLSGGVMIASSVLMGRALAPIDTAIGHWPLVAHAWQARGRLAALLTRQPEAAPRTPLPRPQARIEAAGLSLIPPGGAAPVLRNLAFAVGPGQAVGVIGPSGSGKSSLARALTGLWMPAAGDIRLDGATLDQYGADTLGRLAGYLPQRVTLFDGTIAENIARLGAPDPEAVVAAARRAAAHEMILRLPAGYDTPVAAIGGRLSGGQIQRIGLARAMYGDPVFLVLDEPNSNLDNDGTMALNAGIRAVKAAGGTVFIMAHRPAAIQECELLLVIEDGLQRAFGPRDTVLREMVKNHTDIVRAGAAP
- a CDS encoding glycerophosphodiester phosphodiesterase family protein, with the translated sequence MRLPLPPPFLRRPIAHRALHDRAAGRVENSRAAIRAAVEAGYGIEIDLQLSSDGVPMVFHDDTLDRLTEAAGPVRSRTAADLGALTLRDAGDGIPTLAEVLGIVGTAVPLLIELKTQYPADGALERATAAALQRHAGPVAVMGFSPDSVALMAELAPTIPRGITTCSYRYEDWPRLTRRDCDLLREIPDYERVEASFISHEAADLGRDRVAELKAEGAVILCWTIRSQHAEDEARRIADNVTFEGYRAAKPA
- a CDS encoding VacJ family lipoprotein produces the protein MNKHLTLRGRLVLIGCSLLALTACGTPPVATGVDDPQEEVNRERHAFNKGFDRHLLRPVSRGYGTVVPGPIRTGVSNVAENLEAPSDAVNGLLQGRPVNALQNTARFAVNSTIGIFGIFDVASHIGLPAKQTDFGETMYTWGVGEGVYVENPFFGPSTERDTWGMIVDTITNPLHFLIQSPESTYATAAKGGELVDDRYTYSATIDDLLYDSADSYSQARLAYLQNRRFTLQQNAGGGTGGGDDGFIDPYADASGDGAAAPAPADFIDPYEDTNAQ
- a CDS encoding phospholipid-binding protein MlaC, yielding MPNDLHFPALNRRAVAVGLVAGGAVLASPGLSFAQGGADAARAAVEQAVAAVNRIIASGQSEREMYDDFERVFAQYADVPTIARSTLGVAARQATAAQLQAYTQAYQGYVARKYGRRFREFVGGKIEVTGVNPIKSYYEVRSVAYTRGNSPADVRWHVSTSGSSPRFFNIIIQGVNMLASERTEVQAILDQQGGSIDRLTQALRNA